In Zingiber officinale cultivar Zhangliang chromosome 8B, Zo_v1.1, whole genome shotgun sequence, a single genomic region encodes these proteins:
- the LOC122016620 gene encoding HVA22-like protein a, with translation MGSGALLSFVARNFDVLAAPFVTLVYPLYASVRAIESASPVDDQQWLTYWVLYSLLTLFELTFSQVIGWIPFWSYAKLIFNCWLVLPYFNGAAFIYDNYVRPVVLNQQGVLWSATSGSSSFSKPDNLLLAAEKFIEENGTKTFEEIISKAGGVSKSKKSKKRVTFYNEGNARKESKLQES, from the exons ATGGGTTCTGGAGCCTTGCTTAGTTTCGTCGCCAGGAATTTTGATGTTCTCGCTGC GCCTTTCGTAACTCTTGTCTATCCTTT GTATGCTTCTGTGAGGGCAATAGAATCTGCATCTCCAGTAGACGATCAACAGTGGCTCACTTATTGGGTGTTATATTCGCTACTTACATTGTTtgagctgacattttcacaagtCATTGGATG GATCCCGTTTTGGTCTTATGCAAAGTTGATATTCAACTGCTGGCTGGTTTTGCCATACTTCAATGGTGCTGCATTTATTTATGACAATTATGTGAGACCAGTGGTCTTGAATCAACAGGGAGTATTGTGGTCTGCCACTTCAGGAAGCAGCAGCTTCAGTAAACCAGATAATCTACTATTAGCTGCAGAGAAATTTATCGAAGAAAATGGAACAAAAACATTCGAGGAAATTATTAGCAAG GCTGGAGGTGTGTCAAAGTCTAAGAAGAGCAAAAAACGTGTAACATTTTACAATGAGGGGAATGCCAGAAAGGAGTCGAAGTTACAGGAAAGTTGA
- the LOC122016618 gene encoding F-box/kelch-repeat protein SKIP11-like — protein sequence MPESTSEQEFKKRVVDAELQGEEEQECQMKRKKLLQHHATSNTKEAKQHLDTEYLDPTNYFDQLPLDLVISCLVNLPPSNYGTVARINCAFRSIIQSGEVYRLRPQQGNNRIFFSCNALEWEAYDPDKGNWLSVPKMPSSPTDTFRFSDKESLAVGTELLVFGKEWNSYTVLKYSILTNSWSPGVLMNSARCLFGSASLGGKAIVAGGTNGNSVLCSAELYDSETQTWETLPAMNKARKMCSGVFMNGKFYVIGGITNNNKVLTCGEEYDLKHHSWRLIPNMSVGLNGANGAPPLVAVVNDELYAVHYANKEVMKYNMEIDTWSTLGKFPERFVSMNGWGLAFRACGDRLIVIVGQQGTHPGAVELNSWIPTGGPPQWNTIATNHSGKFVYNCAIMNS from the coding sequence ATGCCTGAAAGCACCTCAGAGCAAGAATTCAAGAAACGAGTAGTAGATGCGGAATTGCAGGGAGAAGAAGAGCAAGAGTGTCaaatgaaaaggaagaagttgCTTCAGCATCATGCCACCAGTAATACCAAAGAAGCAAAGCAGCATCTTGATACTGAGTACCTGGATCCGACAAACTATTTTGATCAGCTCCCCTTGGATTTAGTAATTAGTTGTTTGGTGAACCTTCCACCATCTAATTATGGCACAGTCGCACGCATCAACTGTGCTTTCCGATCAATTATTCAGAGTGGGGAGGTCTATAGGCTTCGTCCACAGCAGGGAAACAACCGGATTTTTTTCTCATGCAATGCCCTGGAATGGGAAGCATATGATCCCGATAAAGGAAATTGGTTAAGTGTGCCTAAGATGCCTTCAAGCCCTACAGACACCTTTAGATTCTCGGATAAAGAGTCGCTTGCTGTGGGCACTGAGCTACTTGTGTTTGGTAAGGAGTGGAACTCCTACACTGTGCTCAAGTATAGCATTTTGACCAACTCATGGTCTCCCGGAGTCCTAATGAATTCAGCTAGGTGTTTGTTTGGATCTGCTAGTCTTGGAGGGAAAGCTATTGTAGCCGGTGGTACCAATGGCAATTCAGTTTTGTGCTCTGCAGAGCTCTATGACTCTGAGACTCAGACATGGGAAACCTTGCCTGCAATGAATAAAGCGAGGAAGATGTGTTCAGGTGTATTCATGAATGGAAAGTTTTATGTCATTGGTGGAATAACCAACAATAACAAAGTCTTGACATGTGGAGAAGAATATGATTTGAAGCATCATTCTTGGCGCTTAATTCCTAACATGTCTGTTGGTCTTAATGGTGCAAATGGTGCGCCCCCACTCGTAGCTGTGGTGAACGATGAGCTTTATGCTGTTCATTATGCCAATAAGGAGGTAATGAAATACAACATGGAGATAGATACATGGTCAACATTGGGAAAGTTCCCGGAAAGGTTTGTTTCAATGAATGGTTGGGGCCTTGCATTCAGAGCATGTGGCGATCGTCTCATTGTTATTGTTGGGCAGCAAGGAACTCACCCAGGAGCAGTTGAGCTAAATTCTTGGATTCCAACTGGGGGTCCACCTCAATGGAACACTATTGCTACCAATCATTCAGGAAAGTTTGTTTATAACTGTGCCATCATGAACTCCTGA